CATTATGATCCGAACATTGAATCCTTCGCGAAGACCCTGGGGAAGAGTCTTCTGGTGCTCGAGCAAGTGTTCGATGAGGTCATATCGACGAGCTCCAGCAAGGCGGGATACTGTGTCCTCAAATGCAAAACGATTTTCGACTACAAGGCGGTTATGTGCATTTGATTTGAAGAGGTGGAAGAGCTTCTCTGGATCCTTCTCTGCCTTAAGCTTCACGATGGCAGGCTCACTGATGGGTAAGGGATCAGAAACAGTGTTGGTCGACGAGGACTCTATCTCGACTTGAGGCTTCAGCTTGTGATGCTTATTCAAAACGGCAGCTTTGCAAGCAGCGATAGTAGGGAAATTTTCAGGATTGTTAGACTCGTTAGCCAAAACTGAAAGATCGGTTTTCTTTCTTGACCTCGAGAGAGTGGCAGCTATAAAAGTCACACTAAAGGCATCAATCGCAGCACAAATTCGACGAATGGTATGAACAGATAGCATGATCCCTTCCTATCTTCCTATCCCCTTGAAAAGGAATCCTATATTTCGTTGCAGGCAGAAgtcaaagctgaatcacaaaactCATCAGACCATCATGTGTCCATAGAACAAAACAACAAACAGATTGCGGGCAGGCATAGAAAACAACCTTTTCCAGATTTATTGACCTTGCACGCGCAAATCAAGCAAGAAAGACAGAACCTTTGTCTTCCCCTAACGAATCGTACAATCAAATCGCCATCTTCAACCGAGAAACAGGCGATAAACAGGCAAAAATAGAATTTGTGAATCCGAAAAGACTGCAACTTTTGAGAACCAGACTATATCTAATGCAAGGATTAAATTATAAATCTAACGGCAAAGCAAACTTAGGGTTTCGCAAGAGTTAGTTTTTCGGGCAGGAGAGCGGCGACAGAGAGACGGAGTGAGAGAGAATAGGAGGGAACGATAGGCTGCGAGTCGTCCGCAGAGATGGCCTGCGTGGAGTCTTTAAACACCAGCGCCCACAAGTAACCGGTCCGGCCCGCTCTATTTCCGGTTTGGTCCGATTGGACTATGAATCGGTCCATATCGAACCGGATTCGGTCGAATTGAGTTGGAACAAGAATCGAATATTTTGGCTCGATCTTAtgctttttttcttattttgaataTTTACCTTAAAGAATTTCTGTAACATCACATTCTAAGTAGTATGTAATCATTTGAGTTGATACATAAACGTTTAAGTGAGAAAGAGTGTAATAAAATGGATTTATCAATAATAAAGTGATATGTGAGACGAGGATAgtgataaattaattttttttgaaaaaatatatatgagaatATACTACGGatgaaaactatttttttttcaaaaatttatcttaataataataatattattattaccaTTATTGTCCTGTTGTTATCGAACTCCGTTGTAAAAGGTTCCACATCATCATCGACGCCAGCTCTGTTCTTTAACTTCCTTTGGTGGTCAATTAACTTTAAGAAGGAACAGTTTAACTAAAACCCCGACCGCGGTTCAAAGAACGACACGGTTGAAGAGAACCTCATGTTCCATCTCTCCACCTCTCGTTCGTGAACCCTAGTCCTGCCCGCGAGATCTCATCGCTCGGGTCCCCGGACCCGAACCTTCTTCCTTGTTCCATCGAGATCTGAATCGAGGGCGGGAGGGTCCTGAATCTTCTCGTCCACGATCGGCGGTGGCCGCCGAGATCCCGTCGTGGCAATGCAGGCCCAGGGGAGTGCTGCCCCCCTGCCGGAGGCGATCCTGGAGTGGCTCCAGAAGGAGATGGGCTACCCTTCGCCGCCGCCGTCCCCCGACCAGCTTCGCAAGATCTGCCGCGGGAACATGTTGCCCGTGTGGAGCTTCCTCCTGCAGAGGGTGCGGTCGGAGCGGACGGTGGCGACGGTCCGGAGGAATATGATGGTCCACGGAGTGGCGGCGGGGGAAGTGGGGAGGGGTAggcggagggaggaggagaaggggcggGCGGCGTTTAAGGATGGTTCCTCGGCGGAGGCTAGGGAGGTCGCTGTTCGGGAGAGGGAATTAGCCGAGGAGGAGGCTGATAGATTGAGGAACGTGGTGAGGCGGCAGCGGAAGGAGTTGAAGGCTCGGATGGTCGAGGTCGCTCGGGAGGAATCGGAGCGGAAGAGAATGCTCGATGAGAGGTCGAATGCAAGGTGAAAGTCGTCTTTGGTTCAGTGTTTCTTGTCCTTCCTTCTTACATTCTTATCTTACTAGCAAACGACTTTAATTGGAATCGAGAAATTAACAAATCAGATGTACTACTGGAATTTTGCATCTTGGCTTTCTGTTTCTAAACAAGAAGATTTCCAACGAGTCAGAGATTTGGAAAGACTGGAAAGAATTAATGGCAattctttcttatttaattttttcCATAAGATAACTGTGGAAATTGAAGCAAAGAAGGGGTCAGATTGCTGAAACCCCTCTTTTGGTTattgttcttcttctttttttaaattCATCTATATATTGAAACACATACTTCTCTTAGCTGTTTGTGTATTCTCACAGAATAGTAGCTTTAACGATTTATAATTTGACCAAATTCTTCATTTATCTTGTCAATTTTCCATGTTCCAATATGTTAGGCACAAGCAGGTGATTTTGGAGGCATATGATCAACAATGTGATGAGGCAGCAAAGATATTTGCCGAGTACCAAAGACGAATTCATCAGTATGTTGATCAAGCAAGGGACATCCGCATGTTGATAACTGGTAGTGCTAATGATGTAGTTGATGATCTCCATGCTCCTGGTGAGAAAGCTGTTTATTCAGCTATAAAGGGCCTCAGATCATCAGATGATAGTGTTCTCATTGAAATGTCAAGAGAGAAAAATACTCGGAAGGCTTGTGAAACTCTTGCTGCTCATATGACTGAAAAGATCCGAACTACTTTTCCAGCATATGAAGGAAGTGGTATCAGCATGAATTCCCAGATAGATGCTGCCAAATTAAGCCTTGATTTAGACGGCGAGATACCAGAAGATATTAAAGTAATCATAAGGGATGCACTTAAAAATCCTCCCCTTCTGCTTCAGTCAATTACTACATATGCTTTGCGGAGCAGTGCACTCATTCATAGAGAAACCGAGAAGATTGAAATTAGAGCTGTTGCAGAATCCTTGAGGTGCTTTAGTGAACTTTCAGTTTGTTTAGTTGCATtgagttctttttttcttttaatttttttcattggATCACTATGTTGACTTAGTTTAGCTATCAAATTATTGGCACCACAATCATGAAAGAGTTTAATTtttcatcatttcatgatacctGTCTgtgatggtagatgtgatactttCTGGCCGCTGTATACTGCTTCAGTGTATGCCATGTATATGCTTTTGATTGATTATGTCATTATGTTTAATGATTCATGCTTTCTACAAATATAGACTTTTATTTGCTCCATGCCTGATATCTTTTGGTGTCATATCATATTGATAAATTTTGGAAGCCTTGTACTTCAATCACTTTCACTTCCATTGTTATGCTTTCGTCTATACATTGCCAGCTTAACTAAGTCACCTGATTTTTCATTTAGATACAAGTATGAGAATGACAAAGTATCAGATGCTGCTTCTCCTGATTCAGGCTCACCCTTTCCATATCAAGCATATGGTAATGGTAAGACCGGAACAGAATTATCCAGCAATGGAAATTATGATCAACTTCTTGAAAGACAGGTACTCCTCATGATCCAAATATATACTGTGGATGTCTTTTGTTCCCATAATGTACTGATATCTACTTGGAAACCAAAAGCAGAAACAATTTATATTATGGTATGTGTTCATCCATATGCAGCACATTAGCGATGTTATTGTGCTCATGACGTTCTAAAGTGCTGATTTGGGTGGGCAGAAAATTGTAGTATATATCTTGAGATACACTGTGCCTTAAACGGAGGGGAGCTTGTTGATAAATAATTATGATACACAAATCTGCACTAGCTTCAGATGAATACACAGAACTAAAATCTTGATAGGACTTGGTGATGGTGAGGGAGAAATACTAGCAATGCCATTCTTTCAGAGAAATTGCATTAGTTCTATGATTTTGTAAAAgatgtatttttatattaatcACAAGTTTAATGAAGAGCGAGACCAGATCCTTCCCCTACATGATATACTGTTATGAAAATTTCAGTGGTAGTCCTTTTCATTTCTTGAAATTACCTGACAGCTCTCTTGCCTTGCAGAAAGCACATGTACAACAATTTGTGGCCACTGAAGATGCATTGAACAAGGCTGCAGAAGCTAAAGCCTTATCTCATAAGCTTCTAATACGATTACCTGGGAGCAGTGATGTGGGTGCATTACAGATGCTTCCTACTGGAGATACCTCACAGAATGTAGCAAGCACACGGCATTTTGAGGTTCTTGAATTGTTTATGAATTATAATTATGATATCATATTGAATATTGTTACTATTCTTGCTTTTCCATTTATCTGTTTGTTAAGTTTTTAGCAGACAGAATTGGATGGCCTTGTGACCGGTGGAGTTACTGTATTGTTTTACCATATGCGAAGGttttatttgttatatatatCAGTTATGGTATAtaattgttttatattttaaagcatTGTGACCAGTGACCACCATGTTTTATATGTTTGTCTTGCTGTTGTCACATGTATGATATATTCTATATATGCAAAGTGCGTTATGCCTTTAGAGAATGCTTATTTTCAAAAACTAGATATGTAAGGTTCTAGGAAGCATCTCATGTATATTACTTCTATTACTTCTGTATGCCAGCAGCCAGTACGCATCTGGTTCAGGTTCATATCGGAGTGCTGACACCGATggtgggagaggaggaggaaatgATGGTGGGTAGGTGGGTGTTGGGCAGCTACTGAACATCAGAGAGAGGTTTTTTAACCCTAaagcaagaaaaaaagaagaataaaggTTTAACCAGACTGTACTGCCTGTAAAAGGCTATGCCTGTGTGCCATCATACTGGTAAACACCACCTGGTATGGACCGGTTCGGGTGGTATTTAGAACCATGGTTTTAGGACTATAAGAAGAGTGTCTATCGAGTTTCTTATAGCTATAGGTTTAGCTCAAAGGTCTGCTGGGTCCTTGATTAATTTAGTTATAAATGAACTTTCTAGTAATCTACGAAAAATTTATTTTGATTCACAAGATTTTGGTTAGAACTAATTTGAAGCTAAGGGTTTGATTGAGCAATGGAGACAAATGCTAGAAACTAAGGTTTATATACTAAGTAGTATAAAGCCAAATGCAAAGTATAATTTAAGCAGTGCCGAGAAAAATTGAGAAtgtattttagatttttaggCAAAAAGTTCCTAGAAGCAAACTTTTTAAAGTACTGTAGATATTAACGAAGACAATATTTATTAAGTTAATGTGTAATGGTCAAGGTGGAGAGAAACATCAGGAGTTCTTTATGATCATAGCATGCCCCTTAGATTAACAGGGAAATTGTATGAGACCGCTGTAAATGTAGTACTTTTCTACTGGTGGATCATTGTGTGCCCCAAATTGCTCAATATTCTTTTAACATCCAGCATCAATTTTGAGCTATCTTGGTTTATCTTCTCTTCTGCTCCACATTAATTTTTACAAATGTCATTCACATATAGATACTGGATTATGCTTTTCAATTAATTTTGTTATTATCTCATCATTGTGTTTTTTTGGTTCACTACGCAGTTAGAAGTCTTAGCCAGAGAAAGAGAAGTTGCTGGACTTCGAGCAAGCTTGAGTACGTTGACGTCTGAGGTGCAACGTTTAAACAAGTTGTGTGCAGAGTGGAAAGAAGCAGAAGTTTCTTTGAAGAAGAAATGGAAAAAGATAGAAGGGTTTGACACCCGTAGATCAGAACTAGAGACAATTTATACTGCTCTTCTCAGGGCTAACTTGGTTAGAAAAGCATTTTAATCATCATCTCCTTGCATCTTTTACAGCAATTATTTTGTGGGATCATTGTAAACTATTTCAAGTTTTAATTGGTAATACGAAGACATATTCCATATGCAAATTAGGTTGAGAAATGTACAGTGAAAGATGCATATTGTTTGTCATTAAAAGGTATAACTTAATATTCAAACAAACAACAGtagtatattaatattttatgttgCTGACATGCCATTGCTTTGAAGTTCCAACTGTTAATTAGTTGGAAATGATTATCTGGTGAATCTCAATTTAAGCGGTCAACAGTCTTATTTCCAGTTCTTTCAATACATCAAATTTGCTTAATCTATTTTACACTCCTGAATATATTAGTCATCCATAAACAGAATTTCTTGTGCAAGCTATTTGGTTGTATTTGTGAATTTTAGTTATGACTAATTCTTACACTGAACATGCAGGCATTCTATGGATGCTTGAGAATCTTGATATATTACTTGTATGCACATTTTCTTCCGAAGACATTTTTTTGCTTGGTACCGAGTCTCAGTAATAAACTATGTACCTGACCAAAAACTCatttttaattttgttctttcGAACATTTAGTGAAGTAAACTGAATTATTGTATGTTTACATCATTCAGAAAAAAAGTACAATGACATCATTAAATTGCTGCACCTTTTTAATACCATGCTACAATTGTACACCAGATGATTTCTGATATTTTCTGATAATAAACGCTAGATGGTTATTTGTTGATGTATGACAGCTTATTACATTTTTTGGTAAACCCTCATGGAAGTTGTGGTTCTTTGGTCTTAAATAAGTGCATATATACCAGTATAAAGAATTAATTTGTTTTTATCTCTGCTATGCATTAGGAAGCATCAGCATTCTGGGAACAACAACCATTGGCTGCTCGAGAACATGCAGCAAGGACAATTATTCCAGCATGCACTACTGTAGTGAACATTTCAAACAGTGCGAAGGATCTCATAGAGAGAGAGTTGTCTTGCTTCTATCAAAGTTTGGACAATACCATCTACATGCTTCCTGCAACCCCACAGGTTGGTGATCTTGAAGATTTTCATTGCTGTGATAATGAGTTCAGGTTGATATATGTTTTCTTATTGTGAAGTCTTCTGTGTTGTTTATGGTGCATTAATTATTGTTAAGTGATGAATGTTTCATCTAGATTTTACTTTACATAGAATCAGATAATAGAAATAtgtggtttttgaaaatgtggtaTGCTTTTTTCTATCCCTAGAATTAGATGATAAAGCTAATTCTATTAAATTTTTTAACCATTACGGTCATTGTGATATTTATGTATTTTGGCATAAATCTGTTGCGAAAAAAAAGAGATATACTGTTTGTGTGTTTAGTCTTTTGTTCCTCATTTTTGTTGAAGTTTTCTCTTCTCTTTGATCAGGCTCTTGTGGAGTGCTTCAGTGCCCCTGGTGCAATAGGTCCAGAAGCACTTGCAGCTGCAGAAAAAAATGCTGCTATGTTAACAGCAAGAGCTGGTGCTAGAGATCCATCTGCAATTCCATCCATATGTCGTGTCTCTGCTGCTCTCCAGTATCGTTCTGGTAAGCTTTAATAAAGACATCTTCCCTGACAGCTTTATGCAAATACTGCACACTGACATAAATTGTGGATTTCTATGAATTATATTATGCATAGTTTAAATATCTTCTTCCAAAGGAATATAACATTTTCCATAGGACTGCAATTTATCCACATTATATTGTATGGCCTTTCTAATGCCATCTTATTCTTTTATCGTCAGTAAAGTTTTCCAATTTTGTCCTCCCAGTTTATCACCCTGTTCTCAACATTTTGGAAACAAGCTCGGTTTTACAAAATGGAATATTGATTTGTATGCTATAATGTTGTAATAATTGCAGAATGGTTCATTTTTCACTTTTAGTTATGCAGTTGGACAataaaccaaggattgaaattttgtatcGTACCGAGTAGTGGTACGCCAGCGCATATTGAGCAgtactaaatatataaaaaatataaaaatatatacaaattaatatataaaatatatatctttttttatataaaaagatataaaaataaaaaatcaatatataaagatataaaGAAGATGGCGTACCGAGCGGTCGTCTCGTCGCCTCGTTCTTCTTCTCATCGTCTCCTCGTCTGCGGCCTTCGACGTCAAGGAGGTGGGGAGAAGAAAGACGACATCGACATTGGAAGGTTCTTCATGCGGCAACAGTGGACGAAGGAGACCGTTTGGAGATTAAGAAGGCCGGGGTCTTTGCTGCCTTCCTCACAACTGCCTCTTTCGTTGCTCTCACTGTCGCCTCCCTTGATCCCTGCACCTCCAGCTCCCCCTCCAAAGAGGTATGACTCTTCTCATCGTTACCTACTAGATCGAGATCATCGAGGGAGGGCGGCACCAGATCAGGGTCAAGAAAGGGCGTGGAAGACAAGTTTGCGTCGACGGGCTCAGGTTCATCGAGATGTCGGGGACGGTGCATCGGTGCCTCTGCGACACTCTTTCTCAacgcttctccctctttcttgatgcttctccttcttctttgatgcttctccctcttcttcaaacgccctcttcttcctcgccttGTCACAGCTaagccgttaccgcccgatagcgggcggtccgctTGCTGGTCAGCTGACAGACcaatacataccgcccatactagGCGGTACAGAACGGTATTAAAAACCCTGCAATAAACAAACACTGTTTTTTTGTCAGTTAAGTTTTCCAATTTTGTCCTCCTAGTTTATTGCCTGTTCTCAACAATTTTGGAAAGAAGCATTGTTTTACAAATTGGACTGTTGATTTGTATGCTATAATGTTGTAAATTGTAATAATTGCAGAGTGGTTCATTTTTCACTTTTAGTGGACTCGAGCCAGCTTATGTTAGACACCTCTCCAACAATGCAATTGTCATTAAAAATAATCATTTACTTTAGTGCATTTAAATTTATGACAGTTGTTTCCCAAGGTCTATATAGTTGTGGAGTTGTGGTTACTTAGACCATGCTCTATCTTGGACTATCATAGAACAATTAGTTGTAAGGCCAGCTCTACTTTTTAAATAGAATGTTAGGTAGATTGGAAATTACATATACGCAGTAAAGAAAAGTTCTGCTGCGATGCTGAGTCTGAGATGAATGTGTGTGGTTATTAGAAAAGATTAAGAAGTATTCACATTTATGAACTGTGGGTTAGTCTCAATCGGGGATAAAATACACAAATCATTTAAGTAGCATGTAATCAAATGAGAGTTATAGATTGTTGGATGCAGTGACAGATGATGTATTAGGACTAGTGATGTGAGAAAAGCGAGAAGAATTTGTTTGAAAAAATAAGATGGTTGATGGCTCTGATTTTGGCTGATGATACTATCCTCAATGAAACTCAGTGGCAGAAAAGACTCATGTAGCTGGCCTCAATAGATTGGCCCTTACAGCTTCTTGCTTTTTCTACATCTTGGACTATCATACAGCCTAAGGTGAAGTATTCATTAAAATTAGAACCACTAAAATGCATTTCAATTTAGAGATGACAGCGTTACAAATTTGCTTGATGTTTCATAAGAATGTGATGGTGAAGTATATATCTTTTTTTACACCCTGTCACATCTTGGTCTATTGCTTGTCCTATGGTAAGGTTTTTAATGGGTCGAACCAAGCATGATTGCCACTAAGCCTGGGTTGACCTCACTAGCTTTAAGGCTCATCTTAGCTTGATCTTAAAATCTCCAGGTATCTAGCTTTGCAGCTTGACCCAAATAGAAGAAGTCCCTGGCCCAGTCTGACTTCTGTACATCATTGTGGTTGTTTTCAAGTACCTCAACTGTTAATAGGAGTACAGATAAGATACAGTAAATAGACAGACCCTCAAGGCTACCATTGCGTGGGGGACAGCAACGCTGACGATGCTGGCAAGTTGGTTTAAAGGAAACTTGCTGACTTTGAAAGGACTCTGGCTGTTTTGAGATCAGTCAAATAGAAGCCAAGAAGGGCTGAGACTGAAAGGCTGGTCATTTAAGTTCATTTTAGTCAGCCAGTGCAAGGCTTGGAGGCTAATGATACTAAGCCTTGTCCTGGCTCAGATATCAGAATGTGACCTTACTGTCATGCAGTTTTTGTTTAAAACACATTTACTTATTTAGTGCATGTCAATTTGGAGACAGAAGTTGCATTGTTAGAGTTTCATTCATTTTTGAGGCATGGTTATTTACACCATTTTACATCTTGGTCTACATAGTAACCACTGGCTTCATGCTGTCTCATACATGAGAATAAGCTTTAAGCATACATGAGAATAAGCTTTAAGCTCCTTGCCTAGATCTTCTGTTTTTTCCTATGTCTCACTGTTAGCTTGGGAAATTACAGGACAATTATAgttatttatcaattttttttctcaattaaTGCTCACACTTGGAGAGAAACCACAACACACATGTAGTAATGTATCAATATATTACTCAATCAATCAATGTATGTTTCACGTTTAGAGCATTCCTATTATGACTTGCAGGTTTCTTTGTGTAACAAAGataattattttttgttgttACAACCTTTGTGTTTCTTGGTCCTGTCGTTCTGAGTTTGTAATATGCAATCAGAACCATGGACTGCCGTTTTGCCTGGATTGGTATGAAACAGGCATTACATACCAGTCTGGTGTTGAACTGATACACGGACTGCCCCCGTTTCGGGTGGTAGCTCCGACCCATGAAAAGAAAGATCTTTTTAATTAATACTCTTTAGCTGCCACCGGTCACCTAAACGTGAGCCCTCGACACGCTTGCCTCTTGCTACTGTCCGTTGCTGTCCACCACCTGTCCGGTAtggttcctcctcctcttctcctccatctcttcctccaccacctcctcttcttcctcctttttctcCACTCGTTTccttcttcatcttcctcctcttcctccacttcctccactgcctcctcttcttcctttctctatctcctttttcttcctccttctgCCCCTTCCTCCTCTTGTCTTacttcttctttcctcttcctccttcctccacagCCCCATCCTCTTCTCCTCATCCTTCCTCTTCGAGTCATCGGAATGTACCATGTGTCAATTCACCGGTACCGAATGATACGTACCAGTTCAACCTGGGAACAATATGGGTCTGGTACTCTTGATTAGAACTATATGTTTCTCTTGTTGTTCAACCTATGTGCTTCTTTATTGGAGTAGATTTGTATGCTATAGCTTTTTCATAACTTCAATTTTATTTGCCCTTATCATATTCATCTTGTTTTTGACTTGAAATTACAATTTATTGGTTTGATGACTTCTATTTGTAAATAGGTGTGGAAAATTTAGATGCTGGCTTAGCATCTGTTTTGGAGTCATTGGAGTTCTGTCTAAAGCTCCGGGGTTCTGAAGCTAGCATATTGGAGGATTTGTCCAAGGCAATTAATTTGGTTCATACTAGGCGGAACCTCGTTGAGAATGATCGCATTTTACTAAATCACGCGCATCGTGTACAACGAGATTATGAAAGGTAAAGTTCTgctgatttattattttaatccttAAAGGTCGTAAACATTAGTGGAACGATGGAATATGCTAGATGATGTCAAATTATAACTCTCTTTTTGTTCCACTGATTTGGGTTATCACCTTAATTCGGGTATTTACAAGAAATTTGGTTTGTTTGTGGTGGATCAGACATTTATTCTGCACTCTTAGATCTTATCTTCTCACTAATTTTTGACTTTTTTTGGTGGATCAGTGATGATCATAACTAACCAACAAGACATATCATTAAATATTGGAAAGCAAGTAGTTTGTTTGTCGAGTCAACTCTGCGACAATCTATCCAATGAATGACTAATTGAAAATCACTTTACATGTCAGGATATAGattagaaggatggaacatgcatGAGTACCTGAGACTTTGGAAGATCTGCCATACAAAGGAATGTTTCCAAGTGTATCAATTAACTTCGAAAAAAGAAAGTTTATCAATTAACAACAGCCTTACTAGAACAATGTTCTTCTGTTATATTTTTGCTAGATAGAAGCTTCCATGATATAAGCTCTCTGCTAGTCAAAGCATGAATTATAGTGTTCTTTGTTTTTGTTTCAATTTTTGAAGTTACAAGAGTACTTCTTTAGGGCTTTATGCTATTTAGAGTAAGTTTTATGCGCATTGAGCATGTGGATGATGCAGAACTGCTATTTCTTGGTCGAGAACTTGCAGGATGGCTAATTATTGCTTAAAGTTGGCTGGTGAACACGAAAAAATTGTTGCAGAGAGATGGTTGTCGGAACTCAGAAAAGCTGTCTTGGATGGACAAAGATGCTTGGATAGTTGCCAACATGTCAGAGGCTTGGTAAGAAACTACTTCCTATCAGTGTTTAGTTATTAgctagatcataatttgaattggAATTATTTGGCTTTGTTTTCAATATGTTAATGGACTTGACATCTATGAAGCACTGACACGCCGATCTTGCGAGCACATTGTGTTGGACATGTGTCGGACAAGGATACGTTGTTGACATGGCCAGACAAGGATACGTTGTTGACACGGCCGGACACGTgtccaattctcttatttatttatttttatctattttGGTGGACTCGGCATCGCACGCATGAAATCTCTTTGTTGACGGATTCTTTGAGGAGTTCTTGCTTGTTACGTTATGAATAGTATTGTCGGTCGGCGTTAAATCTCGACCACCTGCCTCCACCACCTGTGTCCTGAAGCCTTCTTCCTCACCGGCATGGACTGTGGAAGAGGCTCTGCTCTCGCCTCAACCTACCTGCATCCATCAGACCACCACGACATGGCCCTCACAACCTCATCGGCGCCCAACGAagccttcttcctcaccttctaccGCTACATCGCAACGGACCATGCTGACCCATCCTTTACGGTTCACCTGCTTCTACTGTACCAAACCCTGTGCGATCCTCTCTTTCTGCTTCCTAGGACCCAGATTTCCCATTTCTGGTTTGATCTTTGGGTTTGGTTCCAGATTTCCCGCCCTTCTCCTTTCTGGATCTTTATTTATTGCAGGGCTTCTTTCGTAAGCCCTCTTGGTCACCTTGGAATTTGAATCTAGAAAGTAACACCATCTGGTTTGAGATCGGGTGTCACTTTTTTTTGCTTTCCCTGCATGAATTTGGGTGCACAGAAGAACAAAGATGGTCTCAAATTATTTCATAAGAAAAAGTCTTCCGGTTCAACTGTCAAAAATCATCGGTATGGTTCACATGGAATAGTGCTAAATTTGAGAAGCAAGATGCTTAGAATCTGTTCCTCTCATAAATAAGAAGTTAGAGGGCACTGATTCTTTGGTTTCTGCAGATTCTTTGATTGTGGTTTAACTATTGTCCGAGCTCTTTGCTTTCTGCAAATTCTTAACTAAAACAAGATTCTGGTTTATTTTTCACACAGACGAATGCCTAAAGGTTTTGTGGATTCTGTTCCACACTAGTATCTTGGTATATTGATATCAATGGTATCTGACTTCTTATTAACATACTAATCCACCTAAAGAACTGT
Above is a genomic segment from Musa acuminata AAA Group cultivar baxijiao chromosome BXJ3-4, Cavendish_Baxijiao_AAA, whole genome shotgun sequence containing:
- the LOC135637320 gene encoding AUGMIN subunit 5-like, which translates into the protein MQAQGSAAPLPEAILEWLQKEMGYPSPPPSPDQLRKICRGNMLPVWSFLLQRVRSERTVATVRRNMMVHGVAAGEVGRGRRREEEKGRAAFKDGSSAEAREVAVRERELAEEEADRLRNVVRRQRKELKARMVEVAREESERKRMLDERSNARHKQVILEAYDQQCDEAAKIFAEYQRRIHQYVDQARDIRMLITGSANDVVDDLHAPGEKAVYSAIKGLRSSDDSVLIEMSREKNTRKACETLAAHMTEKIRTTFPAYEGSGISMNSQIDAAKLSLDLDGEIPEDIKVIIRDALKNPPLLLQSITTYALRSSALIHRETEKIEIRAVAESLRYKYENDKVSDAASPDSGSPFPYQAYGNGKTGTELSSNGNYDQLLERQKAHVQQFVATEDALNKAAEAKALSHKLLIRLPGSSDVGALQMLPTGDTSQNVASTRHFELEVLAREREVAGLRASLSTLTSEVQRLNKLCAEWKEAEVSLKKKWKKIEGFDTRRSELETIYTALLRANLEASAFWEQQPLAAREHAARTIIPACTTVVNISNSAKDLIERELSCFYQSLDNTIYMLPATPQALVECFSAPGAIGPEALAAAEKNAAMLTARAGARDPSAIPSICRVSAALQYRSGVENLDAGLASVLESLEFCLKLRGSEASILEDLSKAINLVHTRRNLVENDRILLNHAHRVQRDYERMANYCLKLAGEHEKIVAERWLSELRKAVLDGQRCLDSCQHVRGLVDEWWEQPAATAVDWVTIDGQNIGAWLNLVKQLQMALYDHKLL